The following proteins come from a genomic window of Montipora foliosa isolate CH-2021 chromosome 2, ASM3666993v2, whole genome shotgun sequence:
- the LOC137993072 gene encoding protein SLC31A2-like, with protein MEVFHVRTEGILLFQNWSIQSTTVLVGACLAACVLAACHEGLRLFRQWLVFRHLRFLFRGLPQSANTEEKDDSLLDGEDSSRQNGDSLKQHVINLPENRIWTRNNDLLQTLLHVLQVSVGYMLMLTVMTYNAWLGVAVLSGAGAGYMIFSALFPDNLILQRAHNDVLVLKDCSCQNNPEA; from the exons atG GAAGTGTTTCACGTCAGAACGGAAGGAATACTCTTATTTCAAAACTGGAGCATTCAGTCTACAACGG TCCTTGTTGGAGCCTGTTTGGCTGCATGTGTCCTCGCTGCTTGCCATGAAGGCCTAAGACTTTTCAGACAGTGGTTAGTGTTCCGACATCTCCGTTTCCTTTTCCGGGGCCTTCCGCAATCGGCAAATACTGAAGAGAAAGATGACTCTCTCCTAGATGGTGAAGATTCAAGCCGTCAGAATGGAGATAGCCTGAAGCAACATGTGATAAATTTACCTGAAAACAG AATATGGACACGAAACAACGATTTGTTGCAAACTCTTCTCCACGTACTGCAAGTCTCCGTGGGATACATGTTGATGCTGACTGTGATGACGTATAATGCGTGGCTTGGTGTTGCTGTGCTTTCAGGGGCGGGGGCCGGTTACATGATATTTTCAGCCCTCTTCCCAGATAACTTGATTCTTCAAAGAGCTCACAATGACGTTCTCGTTTTAAAGGATTGCTCTTGTCAAAACAACCCTGAAGCTTAA
- the LOC137993070 gene encoding gamma-butyrobetaine dioxygenase-like → MVFSLRQLFKSQFIVRTQQLNRLAKRGAAGPTKASKCQVQAIEENNKERMLHVTWNNNSVNRYPFAFLRDNCRCPECFHESSNQRRFDPVDNLDLNISPERLEVTQNGQELIIIWPDGHVSAFKSEWLYSRKLTEDDESNKDLNRKGVEFWDAKKLQGNIPRNNFREVMEDDRALFNWLNSMHRFGIALVCNTPLEVGQVDKLCQRVGHPKSTHYGHNFEVKAKFGPSNLAYTSDRLPLHMDLPFYDYPPGVQLLHCIEQATGSGGANQFVDGFHVSKLLKGVDPKKFDLLSSTRFHFFDVGKDAFGDFDMKFARLTIELDENRQLFRFIYNNHVRDSIMKVSPERAVKLYEAYVTLGKLMRDPANQIEYKMIPGDIVTFNNCRVMHGRSEFALTEQGSRFLSGIYMDWDIVNSRLRALSTKLNIPCPC, encoded by the exons ATGGTTTTTTCCTTGCGGCAACTCTTTAAGAGTCAATTCATCGTTCGTACTCAGCAACTGAATCGATTAGCAAAAAGAGGTGCAGCTGGGCCCACAAAAGCTTCTAAATGTCAGGTACAAGCGATCGAAGAGAACAACAAAGAAAGGATGCTTCATGTTACGTGGAACAACAACTCGGTAAACCGCTACCCGTTTGCATTCCTGCGTGACAACTGCAGATGCCCCGAGTGTTTCCACGAGTCAAGTAACCAACGTAGGTTTGACCCTGTGGACAATCTAGATTTAAATATTTCGCCCGAGAGACTCGAAGTAACGCAAAACGGACAGGAGTTGATTATAATTTGGCCTGACGGCCATGTTAGTGCATTCAAGTCAGAATGGCTCTATTCAAGAAAACTTACCGAGGATGACGAGTCGAACAAAGACCTCAACAGAAAGGGTGTCGAATTCTGGGATGCCAAAAAGCTACAGGGTAATATTCCAAGGAACAATTTCCGAGAGGTGATGGAAGATGACAGAGCTCTGTTTAACTGGCTCAATTCCATGCACCGTTTTGGTATCGCTTTGGTGTGCAATACGCCGCTCGAGGTCGGACAAGTTGATAAATTATGTCAACGAGTTGGGCATCCTAAGTCTACTCACTATGG ACATAATTTCGAAGTAAAAGCGAAGTTCGGACCCAGTAACTTGGCTTACACCTCAGATCGCCTTCCCCTGCACATGGACTTACCTTTTTATGACTACCCTCCTGGA GTTCAGTTACTTCATTGCATTGAGCAGGCGACAGGTTCTGGAGGAGCCAACCAGTTTGTTGATGGCTTTCACGTATCCAAGCTTTTAAAAGGCGTGGATCCCAAGAAATTTGATCTCTTATCATCAACTCGATTTCATTTCTTTGATGTCGGAAAGGATGCGTTTGGAGATTTTGATATGAAATTTGCTCGCTTAACGATAGA GTTGGATGAAAATCGACAACTTTTCCGCTTCATTTACAACAATCATGTCCGCGATTCCATCATGAAAGTGTCACCAGAGCGCGCAGTTAAGCTCTATGAAGCGTATGTGACCCTTGGAAAACTGATGAGAGATCCAGCAAATCAAATCGAGTATAAAATGATTCCTGGCGACATTGTAACTTTTAACAACTGCCGCGTTATGCATGGTAGGTCGGAGTTTGCACTCACTGAGCAAGGGAGCCGATTCTTGAGTGGTATCTATATGGATTGGGACATCGTGAACTCACGCTTGCGAGCTCTTTCTACTAAGTTGAACATTCCTTGTCCTTGCTAG